One Carassius gibelio isolate Cgi1373 ecotype wild population from Czech Republic chromosome A7, carGib1.2-hapl.c, whole genome shotgun sequence DNA window includes the following coding sequences:
- the LOC128016828 gene encoding phosphatidylglycerophosphatase and protein-tyrosine phosphatase 1: protein MASVLARTLFYPTLAYNVVMEKITSRHWYNRVDPTVILGALPFRSMTEELVQKEKVRGVITMNEEYETNYFCNSAEEWRAVGVDQIRLSTVDLTGVPSLEHIHKGVDFVLKHREQGTSVYIHCKAGRSRSATIAAAYLIRLHCWSPEEACKVLASVRPHVLIRSAHLETLQEYYKQVCASESS, encoded by the exons ATGGCGAGTGTTTTAGCAAGGACTTTATTTTATCCCACACTCGCTTACAATGTTGTCATGGAAAAGATCACTTCCAGGCATTGGTATAATCGCGTGGATCCTACTGTCATTCTTGGTGCTCTTCCATTCAGGTCAATGACAGAGGAG TTGGTCCAAAAAGAGAAAGTCAGAGGAGTTATTACTATGAATGAAGAATATGAGACAAACTATTTCTGCAATTCAGCTGAG GAGTGGCGAGCTGTTGGCGTTGACCAGATCAGACTCAGCACGGTGGACCTGACAGGTGTTCCCAGCCTAGAGCACATTCACAAGGGTGTTGACTTCGTCTTGAAACATCGAGAGCAGGGCACCAGTGTCTATATCCACTGCAAGGCTGGCCGCTCACGCAGTGCAACTATTGCAGCCGCATACCTCATCAGG CTGCACTGTTGGAGTCCAGAGGAGGCCTGTAAGGTGCTGGCCTCAGTCCGGCCTCATGTGCTGATCCGCTCAGCCCACTTGGAGACTCTGCAGGAGTACTACAAGCAAGTGTGCGCTTCAGAGTCCAGCTAG
- the LOC128016308 gene encoding NADH dehydrogenase [ubiquinone] iron-sulfur protein 3, mitochondrial-like, which translates to MAASLVRLVRSGFGRSLNVARQSPAVVQTRTTTTETRPTVRPKDPVTHTQLSEFGEYIAEILPKYVQQVQVTCFNELEVMIHPEGIIPVLSFLKDHTNAQFHNMTDLTAVDVPTRQCRFEIVYNLLSLRYNSRIRLKTYTDELTPLDSSVPVHRAADWYEREIWDMFGVFFANHPDLRRILTDYGFEGHPFRKDFPLSGYVEVRYDDEVKRVVAEPVELAQEFRKFDLNSPWEAFPAYREPKDAPKLESGDKPAK; encoded by the exons ATGGCTGCCTCCTTGGTTCGACTGGTCCGCAGCGGTTTTGGAAGAAGTCTAAATG TTGCTAGACAGAGCCCTGCGGTTGTCCAGACAAGAACAACGACAACTGAAACCAGAC CTACTGTAAGGCCCAAGGATCCAGTCACACACACTCAGCTTTCAGAGTTTGGAGAATACATTGCAGAGATTCTCCCCAAATATGTGCAACAAGTTCAG GTGACCTGCTTTAATGAGCTGGAGGTAATGATCCACCCAGAAGGGATTATACCTGTTCTCAGCTTCTTGAAGGATCACACAAACGCTCAGTTCCACAACATGACTGACCTGACAGCCGTGGATGTCCCTACAAGGCAGTGCCGCTTCgag ATTGTGTATAATCTGCTGTCCCTGCGTTATAATTCTCGTATCCGCCTGAAGACCTACACTGATGAGCTGACTCCTCTTGACTCCTCTGTGCCTGTGCACCGGGCAGCTGACTGGTATGAGAGAGAG ATTTGGGACATGTTCGGAGTTTTCTTCGCAAACCATCCAGATCTGAGACGCATCTTGACAGATTATGGCTTTGAAGGTCATCCATTCAGAAAAGACTTTCCTTTGTCTGGATACGTCGAG GTACGTTATGATGATGAAGTGAAGCGGGTTGTGGCTGAACCTGTTGAGCTCGCCCAGGAGTTCCGTAAGTTTGACTTGAACAGTCCATGGGAAGCGTTCCCTGCGTACCGCGAGCCTAAAGATGCTCCTAAACTGGAGTCTGGGGACAAACCAGCAAAGTAA